The following are encoded together in the Bacillus rossius redtenbacheri isolate Brsri chromosome 9 unlocalized genomic scaffold, Brsri_v3 Brsri_v3_scf9_1, whole genome shotgun sequence genome:
- the LOC134542693 gene encoding uncharacterized protein LOC134542693 codes for MHPFNRQHGSRLRPRTSPDRHGRLSPDDRRLDDSLLDADLFPSKTAGSSPLAARRSLPHDQDILRAKEQVLVGSLSRGSCCEDKDNSQRLGPNTQDMFEVLRTASRARAGSNAQPNHFGSNLFNLVANITLKVDGCKGEFTPLTCASYSEDKPDITNSGDKNTDINTSEEIFKEMENDKKSSVKGICCSHYGDYNFNKEGQEMTDDNRGAQECITVPLNPSCSGCMRETELESSSKECSSSSSNVEPHHHQFSDNEISSENASSV; via the coding sequence ATCGACATGGGCGCCTATCTCCGGACGACCGGAGATTAGACGACAGCCTGCTGGACGCTGATCTGTTCCCGTCGAAGACGGCCGGGAGCAGCCCGCTGGCCGCGAGGCGCAGTCTGCCGCACGACCAGGACATTCTGCGCGCCAAGGAGCAGGTGCTCGTGGGCTCGCTCAGTCGAGGCTCCTGCTGCGAGGACAAGGACAACTCCCAGAGGCTGGGGCCCAACACGCAGGACATGTTCGAGGTGCTCAGGACCGCTTCGCGAGCCCGCGCCGGCAGCAATGCACAGCCGAACCACTTCGGATCCAACCTCTTTAACTTGGTGGCAAACATCACCTTGAAAGTTGATGGCTGCAAAGGCGAGTTTACTCCACTTACATGTGCCAGTTATTCTGAAGATAAGCCCGATATTACGAATTCGGGTGATAAAAACACTGATATAAACACTTCAGAGGAGATTTTTAAAGAAATGGAAAATGACAAAAAAAGTAGTGTTAAAGGAATATGCTGCTCTCATTAtggtgattacaattttaataaggAGGGCCAAGAAATGACAGACGACAATAGAGGTGCTCAAGAATGTATCACTGTTCCTTTGAATCCTTCGTGCTCGGGTTGTATGCGAGAGACCGAGTTGGAGTCATCATCCAAAGAGTGCAGCTCTAGTTCAAGCAATGTTGAGCCACATCATCACCAGTTCAGTGACAATGAAATTAGTTCGGAAAATGCATCATCGGTTTAA